Proteins encoded within one genomic window of Ailuropoda melanoleuca isolate Jingjing chromosome 16, ASM200744v2, whole genome shotgun sequence:
- the LOC105240028 gene encoding uncharacterized protein LOC105240028 isoform X3: MLRKTLILTAWFALAVAYPIIHQKLISDLDLISGLELISELELMSALDLTAELASTVDLALAMVESTSTLEAPADVESTTDLESTATPESIADLESSTDLESTATPESIADLESSTDLESTATPESTTDLESSTDLEFTATPESPADVETTSTPESTTDLESPTDLVSISDVESTTNVHFEDAPAFELSTEVESLTHSFEEAITKAMEDVPTAHSEEPMTRRPDEPSTSAGGNESFSVFFLK; this comes from the exons ATGCTCCGGAAGACCCTGATACTCACAGCCTGGTTCGCCCTAGCTGTGGCTTACCCCATAATACACCAGA AATTAATTAGTGACCTAGATTTGATCTCTGGCCTTGAGTTGATCAGTGAACTTGAGTTGATGAGTGCCCTTGACTTGACCGCTGAACTAGCGTCCACTGTTGACCTAGCGTTGGCCATGGTAGAGTCCACCTCGACCCTGGAGGCCCCCGCTGATGTGGAGTCCACCACTGACCTGGAGTCCACGGCGACCCCTGAGTCCATCGCTGACCTGGAGTCCTCCACTGACCTGGAGTCCACGGCGACCCCGGAGTCCATCGCTGACCTGGAGTCCTCCACTGACCTGGAGTCCACAGCGACCCCGGAGTCCACCACTGACCTGGAGTCCTCCACTGACCTGGAGTTCACGGCGACCCCAGAGTCCCCCGCTGATGTGGAGACCACCTCGACCCCGGAGTCCACCACTGACCTGGAGTCTCCCACGGACCTAGTCTCCATTAGTGATGTGGAATCGACCACGAATGTGCATTTTGAGGACGCCCCAGCTTTCG AATTATCTACTGAGGTGGAATCGCTCACTCATAGCTTTGAGGAAGCAATCACTAAAGCCATGG AAGATGTCCCTACTGCTCATTCAGAAGAGCCGATGACTAGAAGACCAG ACGAGCCAAGCACCTCTGCGGGAGGCAACGAGTccttctcagtatttttttt aaaatga
- the LOC105240028 gene encoding uncharacterized protein LOC105240028 isoform X2 — protein MLRKTLILTAWFALAVAYPIIHQTQEEPDVHSPGLFGFDALNELISDLDLISGLELISELELMSALDLTAELASTVDLALAMVESTSTLEAPADVESTTDLESTATPESIADLESSTDLESTATPESIADLESSTDLESTATPESTTDLESSTDLEFTATPESPADVETTSTPESTTDLESPTDLVSISDVESTTNVHFEDAPAFELSTEVESLTHSFEEAITKAMEDVPTAHSEEPMTRRPDEPSTSAGGNESFSVFFLK, from the exons ATGCTCCGGAAGACCCTGATACTCACAGCCTGGTTCGCCCTAGCTGTGGCTTACCCCATAATACACCAGA CCCAAGAAGAGCCTGATGTACACTCACCAGGCCTGTTCGGTTTTGATGCTCTCAATG AATTAATTAGTGACCTAGATTTGATCTCTGGCCTTGAGTTGATCAGTGAACTTGAGTTGATGAGTGCCCTTGACTTGACCGCTGAACTAGCGTCCACTGTTGACCTAGCGTTGGCCATGGTAGAGTCCACCTCGACCCTGGAGGCCCCCGCTGATGTGGAGTCCACCACTGACCTGGAGTCCACGGCGACCCCTGAGTCCATCGCTGACCTGGAGTCCTCCACTGACCTGGAGTCCACGGCGACCCCGGAGTCCATCGCTGACCTGGAGTCCTCCACTGACCTGGAGTCCACAGCGACCCCGGAGTCCACCACTGACCTGGAGTCCTCCACTGACCTGGAGTTCACGGCGACCCCAGAGTCCCCCGCTGATGTGGAGACCACCTCGACCCCGGAGTCCACCACTGACCTGGAGTCTCCCACGGACCTAGTCTCCATTAGTGATGTGGAATCGACCACGAATGTGCATTTTGAGGACGCCCCAGCTTTCG AATTATCTACTGAGGTGGAATCGCTCACTCATAGCTTTGAGGAAGCAATCACTAAAGCCATGG AAGATGTCCCTACTGCTCATTCAGAAGAGCCGATGACTAGAAGACCAG ACGAGCCAAGCACCTCTGCGGGAGGCAACGAGTccttctcagtatttttttt aaaatga